The Vitis riparia cultivar Riparia Gloire de Montpellier isolate 1030 chromosome 3, EGFV_Vit.rip_1.0, whole genome shotgun sequence genome includes a region encoding these proteins:
- the LOC117909829 gene encoding proteasome assembly chaperone 2-like, with product MEFIVEEGKHLNNDCSTLVLPALSIGNVGQLAVDLLISSTRAERIGYLDDPYVLPCVGNDAYGPIPRGEVALPLEAYDSSLNKLTLVQQRSPVLKGMMVEFAKNLADFAADSGKKHVIVLSSLDFGQWQRIDMSSGSQIYYISSANMDGTDDDCEKLGWKKLHEYNPAQRRWKYLSTLAAGNAMQEDGLPFEDELEDEEDYYPSLPFAALFSYFKAKGLKVTCLLCYCSEGDNIPDAFNLADAACKLLELSPQNFHGDQGGNWAIPFSWKTVYGPPPDMSLF from the exons ATGGAGTTTATTGTAGAAGAAGGCAAACACCTCAACAACGATTGCTCCACTCTTGTTCTG CCTGCTTTGTCGATTGGAAATGTAGGGCAGTTGGCGGTGGACCTCTTGATCTCGTCTACGAGAGCGGAGAGAATCGGTTATTTGGATGACCCTTATGTGCTACCTTGTGTTGGCAATGATGCATATGGCCCTATACCACGAGGCGAGGTTGCTCTGCCTCTCGAAG CTTATGATTCATCTCTTAATAAATTGACACTTGTCCAACAAAGATCTCCAGTTCTTAAG GGGATGATGGTTGAATTTGCTAAGAATTTGGCTGATTTTGCTGCTGACAGTGGGAAGAAGCATGTTATTGTTCTCTCTAGCCTAGATTTTGGGCAGTGGCAAAGGATTGATATGTCAAG TGGTTCGCAGATATATTACATCTCCAGTGCCAATATGGATGGAACAGATGATGACTGTGAAAAACTAGGGTGGAAAAAATTACATGAATATAACCCTGCTCAGAGGCGATGGAAGTATCTTAGTACATTAGCTGCAGGAAATGCTATGCAGGAAGATGGTTTGCCTTTTGAAGATGAACTTGAAGACGAAGAAGATTACTACCCAAGTTTGCCATTTGCTGcacttttctcttattttaag GCCAAAGGTTTGAAGGTAACTTGCTTATTATGTTACTGCTCAGAAGGGGACAATATACCTGATGCTTTCAATCTGGCTGACGCGGCATGCAAACTTCTTGAGCTTAGCCCCCAAAATTTCCATG GTGATCAAGGTGGTAATTGGGCTATTCCATTTTCATGGAAGACTGTTTATGGGCCACCCCCAGATATGTCTCTCTTTTAG
- the LOC117911104 gene encoding LOW QUALITY PROTEIN: uncharacterized protein LOC117911104 (The sequence of the model RefSeq protein was modified relative to this genomic sequence to represent the inferred CDS: inserted 1 base in 1 codon), with translation MKVMGKFCFVQSKLYPRLIQDVQLMINELENVTVLWEELWLSTLQDLHSDVMRRINLLKEEAARIAENVTLSQGEKNKINAAKYSAMMAPVVVALERRLASTSRKPETPHEIWFHEEYREQLKSAILTFKTPPASSAALGDVWRPFDNIAASLSSYQRKSSISLXEVAPQLALLSSSDVPMPGLERQIIASESDRGLTATLQGIVTIASFSEQVAILSTKTKPKKIVILGSDGHKYTYLLKGREDLRLDARIMQLLQAFNGFLRSSPETRSHSLVIRYYSVTPISGRAGLIQWVDNVISIYSIFKSWQNRAQLAHLSSLGAGNTKNSVPPPVPRPSDMFYGKIIPALKEKGIRRVISRRDWPHEVKRKVLLDLMKEAPRQLLHQELWCASEGFKAFSLKLKRYSGSVAAMSMVGHILGLGDRHLDNILMDFFTGDIVHIDYNVCFDKGQRLKIPEIVPFRLTQMIETALGLTGIEGTFRANCEAVVGVLRKNKDILLMLLEVFVWDPLVEWTRGDFHDDAAIGGEERKGMELAVSLSLFASRVQEIRVPLQEHHDLLLATLPAVESALERFSDILNKYELVSALFYRADQERSNLILHETSAKSIVAEATCNSEKTRASFEIQAREFAQAKAVVAEMAQEATTWMEQHGRILEALRSSLIPEIKACINLSSMQDALSLTSAVLVAGVPLTIVPEPTQAQCHDIDREVSQLIAELDHGLSCSVTALQAYSLALQRILPLNYLTTSPLHGWAQVLQLSSSTLSSDILSITIRQAAELVAKVNGDDFDSIKCDHDDLCLKVEKYAVEIEKVEEECAELVNSIGSETESKAKDRLLSAFMKYMQSAGLARKEDTISSVQLGQFKHDGTKEARFQGALEEKKDKVLYILSIAVSSLYDEVTHRVLGIFSNLAERSSADNWLQSDFGTIFCKFEEQVEKCILVAGFANELQQVINGDMPTVRTDIEHSRYYSERNWASIFRTSLLSCKGLVGKMTEDILPDVIKSIVSFNSEVMDAFGSLSQIRGSIDMALEQLVEVEIERASLVELEQNYFLKVGVITEQQLALEEAALKGRDHLSWEEAEELASQEEACRAQLDQLHQTWNQKDKRTSSLIKKEAVIKNALVSSKRLFQSLIIDGEEREPQGRGGKGLLAKLVKPFSELESIDKALSSFGGSVAFYSRAIPNPADLMSSAYPMSEYIWKFDSLLNSHTFFVWEIGVMDSFLDSCIHDVTSSVDQSLGFDQLFNVIKKKLEIQLQEHIVQYLKERVAPILLALLDKEKEHLKQLTEATKELAFDQGKKDLGALKKVQLMLEEYCNAHETASAARSAASLMKRQVNELREAVLKTSLEIVQMEWMHDVSLTSSHNNRVIWQKFIANDDSLYPIILNLNRPKLLESMQSAVSKIARSVEFLQACERTSITAEGQLERAMGWACGGPNSSATGNTSTKSSGIPPEFNDHLTRRRQLLWEVREKASDMIKICVSVLEFEASRDGIFRIPGGDGRTWQQAYFNALTRLDVTYHSFTRTEQEWKLAQSSVEAASNGLYTATNELCIASVKAKSASADLQSTVLAMRDCAYEASVALSAFSRVTRGHTALTSECGSMLEEVLVITEGLHDVHSLGKEAAAVHHSLMEDLSKANMVLLPLESVLSKDVAAMTDAMTRERETKLEISPIHGQAIYQSYCLRIREACPAFKPLVPSLTFSVKGLYSMLTRLARTASLHAGNLHKALEGLGESQEVRSQEINLSRTNLASDASQSGNKDREIFSRSDEGNAEDLLGVAGLSLQDKGWISPPDSVYSSSSESVIISDEASLPDSHTAPAEMMARLSYGSNSREGTDYLNSVSSSGTDFQEISLNCGQSESKYTEYDNSDASSVKSPTNEPSEHLKAAASPKNESITVIDTSKSLNEEDFEGKDETSSSNQVKIEDENREARLPNTDAGSRIARGKNAYAISVLRRVEMKLDGRDIADNREISIAEQVDYLLKQATSIDNLCNMYEGWTPWI, from the exons ATGAAGGTAAtgggaaaattttgttttgtgcAGAGTAAGCTTTACCCAAGACTAATTCAGGATGTTCAGCTCATGATCAATGAACTAGAAAATGTAACTGTTCTTTGGGAGGAGCTATGGCTCAGCACACTTCAAGATCTTCACTCAG ATGTGATGAGGCGCATAAATTTGCTGAAAGAGGAAGCTGCACGAATTGCAGAAAATGTCACTCTTAGCCAGGGTGAGAAGAACAAAATAAATGCTGCAAAATACTCTGCCATGATGGCTCCAGTTGTTGTGGCCTTGGAACGTCGTCTAGCTTCAACTTCTCGGAAACCTGAAACCCCTCATGAGATATGGTTCCATGAGGAGTACAGAGAACAACTCAAATCAGCCATCTTAACCTTTAAAACTCCTCCAGCATCTAGTGCTGCACTTGGAGATGTGTGGCGACCATTTGATAATATTGCTGCATCCTTGTCATCTTACCAAAGGAAGTCATCAATTTCCT GAGAAGTTGCACCACAATTGGCTCTGTTATCATCTTCTGATGTTCCAATGCCTGGTCTTGAGAGGCAAATCATAGCATCTGAATCTGATCGAGGCCTCACTGCTACTCTCCAGGGAATTGTCACAATTGCTTCTTTCTCTGAGCAGGTGGCTATCTTATCCACCAAAACAAAgcctaaaaaaattgttatactGGGCTCAGATGGTCACAAGTACACATATCTCTTGAAAGGGCGAGAAGATCTGCGTCTTGATGCCAGAATCATGCAGCTGCTGCAAGCGTTTAATGGTTTTCTGCGTTCATCTCCTGAAACTCGTAGTCATTCTCTTGTCATTCGCTACTATTCCGTGACACCAATTAGTGGTCGGGCTGGACTTATCCAGTGGGTGGACAATGTGATAAGTATTTATAGTATCTTTAAGTCTTGGCAGAATCGTGCCCAGCTGGCACATCTCTCTTCTTTAGGTGCTGGTAATACAAAAAATTCAGTTCCCCCACCTGTTCCCCGGCCAAGTGACATGTTCTATGGTAAAATTATACCAGCACTGAAAGAGAAAGGTATAAGAAGAGTAATTTCACGAAGAGACTGGCCTCATGAAGTGAAGAGAAAGGTTCTTCTGGATCTCATGAAGGAGGCTCCTAGGCAGCTTCTTCATCAAGAACTTTGGTGCGCTAGTGAAGGATTCAAAGCTTTCAGCTTAAAATTGAAGAG GTATTCTGGAAGTGTAGCAGCCATGAGTATGGTTGGCCACATTCTGGGCCTGGGTGATAGACATTTGGATAACATTCTTATGGATTTCTTTACTGGGGATATTGTACATATTGATTACAATGTGTGCTTCGATAAGGGGCAAAGGTTAAAGATTCCAGAGATTGTTCCCTTCCGTCTTACCCAGATGATTGAAACAGCTTTAGGGCTGACTGGAATTGAAGGCACCTTCAGAGCAAACTGTGAAGCAGTTGTTGGTGTTCTGAGGAAGAATAAAGATATACTCTTAATGTTATTAGAGGTATTTGTTTGGGATCCACTTGTAGAATGGACACGGGGAGATTTTCATGATGATGCAGCAATTGGTGGTGAGGAAAGAAAGGGAATGGAGTTGGCGGTTAGTTTAAGTTTATTTGCATCTCGGGTGCAAGAAATCCGGGTTCCTTTACAG GAACATCATGATCTTTTATTGGCTACCTTACCAGCTGTTGAATCTGCTCTTGAG AGGTTTTCAGACATTCTAAACAAATACGAGCTTGTTTCTGCTCTTTTTTATCGTGCTGACCAAGAGAGATCAAACCTTATTCTGCATGAGACATCTGCAAAGTCAATTGTTGCTGAGGCAACTTGTAATTCAGAGAAAACTCGTGCATCATTTGAAATACAGGCACGTGAGTTTGCTCAAGCAAAGGCTGTGGTAGCTGAGATGGCTCAAGAAGCAACTACTTGGATGGAGCAACATGGAAGGATTCTTGAGGCTTTACGAAGCAGTTTGATACCAGAAATCAAAGCATGCATAAACCTGAGTAGTATGCAAGATGCTTTATCTCTTACATCTGCTGTATTAGTGGCAGGGGTTCCATTGACCATTGTTCCTGAGCCCACTCAAGCACAATGCCATGATATAGATAGGGAAGTTTCTCAGCTCATAGCTGAGTTGGATCATGGACTCTCTTGTTCTGTAACAGCCCTCCAAGCATATTCTTTGGCTTTACAAAGAATCCTACCATTAAATTACCTCACGACAAGCCCACTACATGGCTGGGCACAGGTTCTGCAACTGTCTTCAAGTACCCTTTCTTCTGATATCCTCTCCATTACTATAAGACAGGCTGCTGAACTTGTTGCAAAGGTAAATGGGGATGATTTTGATTCTATTAAATGCGATCATGATGACCTTTGTCTTAAGGTGGAGAAATATGCTGTAGAGATAGAGAAAGTTGAAGAAGAGTGTGCTGAACTGGTAAACTCCATTGGTTCAGAGACTGAATCAAAAGCCAAGGATCGCCTTCTATCTGCCTTCATGAAATACATGCAGTCTGCTGGTCTTGCAAGGAAGGAAGATACCATCTCTTCTGTGCAATTAGGACAATTTAAACATGATGGTACAAAGGAGGCCAGATTTCAAGGAGCACTTGAAGAGAAGAAGGACAAGGTGTTATATATTTTGAGTATAGCTGTAAGCTCTCTGTATGATGAGGTTACGCATAGGGTTCTGGGCATTTTTAGTAATTTGGCTGAAAGAAGCAGTGCAGATAACTGGTTGCAGTCTGATTTTGGAACTATTTTCTGCAAATTTGAAGAGCAAGTAGAGAAATGCATACTTGTAGCAGGATTTGCTAATGAATTGCAGCAAGTAATCAATGGGGATATGCCTACTGTTCGTACAGATATAGAACATTCAAGATATTATTCAGAAAGGAACTGGGCTTCCATTTTTAGAACAAGTTTACTTTCCTGTAAGGGCTTGGTGGGGAAAATGACTGAAGATATTTTACCAGATGTAATTAAATCCATTGTTTCATTTAACTCGGAAGTAATGGATGCATTTGGATCCCTCTCACAAATCCGGGGGTCTATTGATATGGCACTGGAACAGCTTGTTGAGGTTGAAATCGAGAGAGCTTCTTTAGTAGAACTGGAGCAGAATTACTTTCTCAAGGTTGGTGTCATTACTGAGCAACAATTGGCTCTTGAAGAGGCTGCTTTGAAGGGTAGGGATCATCTTTCTTGGGAAGAGGCAGAAGAGCTAGCTTCCCAAGAAGAAGCTTGTAGGGCACAGCTGGACCAACTCCATCAAACATGGAATCAGAAGGACAAGAGGACTTCTTCTCTGATTAAGAAGGAAGCTGTTATTAAAAATGCCTTGGTTTCTTCAAAACGCCTATTTCAATCTCTTATTATTGATGGTGAGGAAAGGGAGCCTCAAGGTAGGGGTGGCAAAGGTCTATTGGCAAAACTAGTTAAGCCCTTCTCTGAGTTAGAATCAATTGATAAAGCGCTCTCTTCATTTGGTGGTTCTGTTGCTTTCTACTCAAGGGCAATTCCTAATCCTGCAGATTTGATGAGTTCTGCATATCCAATGTCTGAATATATCTGGAAGTTTGACAGCTTGCTGAACAGCCATACTTTCTTTGTTTGGGAAATTGGTGTTATGGATTCTTTTCTTGATTCATGCATACATGATGTAACTTCATCTGTAGATCAAAGTTTAGGATTCGACCAGCTCTTCAATGTTATCAAGAAAAAACTTGAAATCCAACTTCAAGAACATATTGTTCAGTACCTTAAAGAGCGTGTAGCTCCTATTCTATTGGCTTTGTTAGATAAAGAAAAGGAGCATTTGAAGCAATTGACAGAGGCAACAAAGGAACTTGCTTTTGATCAAGGGAAAAAAGATCTTGGGGCTCTGAAAAAGGTGCAACTCATGCTTGAGGAATACTGCAATGCACATGAAACTGCCAGTGCAGCAAGATCAGCAGCTTCTCTTATGAAAAGGCAGGTGAATGAGCTTCGGGAGGCTGTTCTCAAGACTAGCCTAGAGATTGTTCAAATGGAGTGGATGCACGATGTTTCGTTGACCTCATCACATAATAACAGGGTCATATGGCAGAAGTTTATTGCAAATGATGATAGCTTGTATCCCATTATCCTGAACCTAAACAGACCCAAATTATTGGAAAGTATGCAATCTGCTGTATCAAAAATAGCTAGGTCAGTGGAATTCCTGCAAGCCTGTGAAAGAACTTCCATAACAGCAGAAGGACAGCTTGAGAGAGCCATGGGATGGGCCTGTGGTGGCCCAAATTCAAGTGCAACTGGAAACACCTCAACTAAGAGTTCTGGAATTCCTCCTGAATTCAATGATCACCTTACGAGGCGAAGACAATTATTATGGGAAGTTCGAGAAAAGGCATCCGATATGATCAAAATTTGTGTATCAGTATTGGAGTTTGAAGCATCAAGAGATGGCATCTTTCGGATTCCTGGTGGTGATGGCAGGACATGGCAGCAAGCTTACTTCAATGCACTAACAAGACTAGATGTCACTTATCATTCATTTACAC GTACTGAGCAAGAATGGAAACTTGCACAAAGCAGTGTGGAAGCTGCTTCAAATGGCTTGTATACTGCAACTAATGAACTCTGCATTGCTTCTGTTAAAGCAAAGTCGGCATCAG CTGATTTACAAAGCACTGTTCTTGCAATGAGGGATTGTGCCTATGAAGCCAGTGTTGCTCTCTCTGCTTTTAGTCGTGTTACAAGGGGCCATACTGCTTTGACTTCTGAATGCGGTTCCATGCTTGAAGAG GTTCTGGTAATTACTGAAGGTCTCCATGATGTTCATAGTTTAGGAAAGGAGGCTGCTGCAGTACACCATTCTCTCATGGAAGATCTTTcaaag GCAAATATGGTCCTTCTTCCACTTGAATCAGTGTTGTCTAAGGATGTAGCAGCTATGACTGATGCTATGACTCGAGAAAGAGAGACCAAGTTGGAAATATCCCCCATTCATGGTCAAGCCATTTACCAGTCCTATTGTTTAAGGATTAGAGAGGCTTGTCCGGCCTTTAAGCCCTTGGTACCATCACTTACATTCTCTGTGAAGGGACTCTATTCCATGTTAACCAGGCTGGCACGCACTGCAAGTCTACATGCTGGGAATCTTCATAAA GCACTTGAAGGACTAGGAGAAAGCCAAGAAGTTAGGTCCCAAGAAATTAATTTGTCAAGGACAAACCTCGCAAGTGATGCCTCTCAATCCGGTAACAAAGACAGAGAGATCTTCTCCAGATCTGATGAGGGAAATGCTGAGGATTTGCTTGGTGTAGCTGGATTGTCCTTGCAAGATAAAGGCTGGATATCCCCACCAGATAGTGTCTATAGTAGCAGCTCAGAATCTGTCATCATCTCAGATGAAGCAAGTCTTCCAGATAGCCACACTGCTCCAGCAGAAATGATGGCACGGCTCTCATATGGGTCTAATAGCAGAGAGGGCACAGATTACTTGAACTCTGTTTCATCTTCTGGGACTGATTTCCAAGAAATCTCATTGAATTGTGGGCAGTCAGAGTCTAAGTACACGGAGTACGATAACAGCGATGCTAGTTCTGTCAAATCTCCAACTAATGAGCCAAGTGAACATCTGAAAGCTGCGGCATCACCAAAGAATGAATCCATAACTGTCATTGACACTTCCAAGTCTTTGAATGAGGAAGACTTTGAGGGTAAAGATGAAACATCCTCATCAAATCAAGTTAAGATTGAAGATGAAAATCGGGAGGCCCGACTTCCTAATACAGATGCTGGCAGCCGAATAGCCCGAG GTAAAAATGCCTATGCAATTTCAGTTCTAAGGCGAGTTGAGATGAAACTAGATGGCCGAGATATTGCTGACAACAG